The Primulina huaijiensis isolate GDHJ02 chromosome 9, ASM1229523v2, whole genome shotgun sequence genomic interval TAACTTCCCTTTTCGCCCAAATCTCATCGTGCCACGAAATGGTGACACTTTCAAGAAAACTTgatcaccaacctgaaattctaaAGGCCTGCGTCTTTTATTTGCGTAGCTAGCTTGACAATCCTGAGATGCTTTCGTCTTTTTTCTAATCAAATTAATCTTTTCATTCATTTCTTCAACAAACTCAGGTTGTACCAATGGTTTTTCTCCAACTTCATTCCAACATACGGGCGATCGACACCTTCTACCATACAAAGCttcgaatggtgccatctcaatagttgtttgaaaactattattgtaggaGAATTCAACCAATGGTAAAGATTCTTGCCAGTTTCCACCAAAATCCATGACCACTGATCGTAACATATCCTCCAAAGTTTGTATAGTCCTCTCTGTCTGACCATCTGTTTGTTGATGATAAGCTGTACTCATTGCCAACTTAGTACCCAAAGCATTCTGAAGACTACTCCAAAACTTGGAAGCAAATCTAGAATCTCGGTCAGATACAATAGATACTGGAACTCCATGCAATCGAATAACGTTATCCACATATAATCGTGCCATTTTATTATAAGCATAAGTACGATCGTATGGAATAAAGTGTGCTGATTTGGAAAATCTATCGActatcacccagatagcatcaCAACCTCTGTTCGATCTGGGCAAGTGAGTCACGAAGTCCATTGCAATATGTTCCCAGTTCCATTGGGGTATTTCTAAACTCTGTAACATACCTCCAGGTTTCGTTCTCTCGGCTTTAACCTGATGGCATGTCAAACATTTCGCTACAAATTCTGAAATATCTCTCTTCATTGCATCCCACCAGAAATATGGCTTCAGTATGTGGTACATTATATGAGTACCATGATGAACACTATGACGGCTACAATGTGCCTATTGAAGCAATGCTTCTTTCAATCCTGTGACATTTGGTACTACTAACCTGTTATTCATTCGTAAACAACCATCTGATGAGATATTGTATTTATCTGGGTTACCAGACAAAACAAAGTCTTTCGATTTCTGAACATGTGGATCATTCTTCTGAGCTTTCTTGATCTTTGAAATAATCTTCGACTCAAATTGTAAAGCAGAAACAATAAAATGATTGTCTTTCGGCTGAtaagtccaaccagaagtacataaaTCATCATAATTCTGCCAAACATGGATAGATGCTATCATAACATCCTGATACTTCCGGCTTAATGCATCTGCAACCTGATTCATTTTTCCTGGCCGATACTGTATTTCACAGTCAAAATCCTTCAGTAAATCTAACTAtcgtctctgcctcatattcagttctgattgaGATCTGAGTAGATAATAAACTCCtcaccatataaatagtgtcgccAAACTTTTAAAGCAAAAACAATGGCTGCTAGTTcgagatcatgaacaggatatcGGGATTCATGTGTTTTCAATTGccttgaagcataggcaataacttTTCCATGCTGCATTAGAACACATCTCAAACCTCTTGATGATGCATCAGTACAAACCACAAATCCACCCGACCCAGATGGCAATGCCAACACTGGTGCTGTTGTCAGCTTCTCTTTCAATGTAAGAAAACTcttttcacattcatctgaccaaataaATCTTGCATCTTTCTTGGTCAGTTGGGTAATAGGTCGAGCAATCTGagaaaatccttcaatgaaTCTTCTGTAATAGCAAGCCAATCCCATAAAACTTCGAATATCTGGTATATTGGTTGGTCTAGCCCAATTCAAGActgcttcaactttacttggatctaCAGATATTCCTTGGGCTGATATCACATGACCCAAAAATATCACGCTATCcatccaaaattcacactttgacaacttagcatacaattgAGAATCTTGAAATGTTTGAAGAACAAAGCGTAAATGCTCCTTATGTTCCCGCTTTGATTTCGAATACACCAGTATATCGTCAATAAAGACAATAACAAATTTATCCATAAAATTTCTTAATACTCTATTCATCAGATCCATAAACACTGCTggtgcatttgttaaaccaaacggcattactagaaattcataatgcccatatctagttctAAACGCCGTTTTAGGAACATCTTCTTCTCTAACCCGAAGTTGATGGTATcctgatcgaagatcaatcttcgaataaACAGAAtttccctgaagctgatcaaacaaatcatcaattctagGCAGAGGgtatttatttttaacagtGACTCGATTGAGCTgcctataatcaatgcacattctcatgaaaccatctttcttctttacaaatagTATCGGTGCTCCCCAGGGTGACATACTAGGGCGTATATAACCTTTTTCGAGTAAATCCTAtaactgctctttcaattctttcagttctgcaggagccattctgtacggCGCTCTAGAGATCGGCGTAGTACCCGGCATCAAGTCGATGCTAAAATCAATTTCTCTCTGCGGTGGAAAGCCTGGTATTTCTTCAGGAAAGACATCGGGGAATTCTTTCGCTACTGGGATATCAGATAatttcagttctttctttgtAGCATCCAcaacataaatcatatatccctCATTTCCTAAAGATAATAATCTGAAAATTTCTATCGCTGAGACTAACGGTATCTTAGCCTGTGATCCTcgaccataaaaattccatttgcTACAATAGTATGGCCTAAATCGTACTACAccatgaaaacaatctacagtggctcgatAACTAGACAGTGTGTCCATACCAATGATACAATCAAGATCATGCATCGGTAATACAATCAAGTTTGTGATCATAATGCTATCATCGAAATGCAACACACAATCTAAGACAATTTGCCCAGATGGAATAAATCGACCAGCTGGCGTAGACATAGATACAGTTTCATGAAATGTTGTAGTCCAAAGTTCATATTCATCAACATAATCGAATGCaatgaatgaatgagatgcCCCAGTATCAAATAAAACTCGTGCAATATGATCGTAAATAAGGCAAGTACCTGCGATCACCCCGCACGGAGCCTCTCTAGATTGATACTCAGTCAAAGCATATACTCGAGCTTGTTGGGGACCCGGAAAAGATTGTGGCACATTACCCCTGACCTGTGGGTAACTAGACTGCTGATAGGACGGTGCAGGAGCAAATGGTCGCTGAGATGACCCACCTGGAAAACTACCTCTGGCATAAGGCAACTGCTGTGGCTGCATCTGTCCCTGTGCACGGCTCGGACAAACTCTAGCATAATGCCCTGGCTGCCCACAATTATGACATGATCTCTGTACTCCGCTACACTGCGTAGTAGGATGTCTACCCCCACATCGATCATAGAAAATCATGAGGTACTGTCCACTTGTCGCACTTTGTGAACTGTTCGAACTCGAGGAACTGGACTGATAtttctttttaaacttttttctttttggtctgaattgtttttgtttttgctgTTGGTATGACTGTTGAGATGAAAAAGAAGGTGTACCTGCTGAAAAATAGGAACCACCACTAGGAATTGGTGGAGCATGTGGTTGTTTTCCTCGTCTCAACCCCGCCTCAATTCCAATCGCCTTGTCTACAGCTTCTGCATAAGTTGTAGGCGACCCAGCCATAAccatagcatgtatttgaaagTCCAGTCCTTccaagaattttgaaatttttcctttttcactGACAGCCACATGTGTTACATAAGTGAGAAGAGCAGAAAGTTGTCGAGCATATTCTTCAACAGACATATTGCCCTGCACTAGTCGATGAAATTCTGATTCTCTAGCTGAGTAATAGGATGGTGGAGCATATTCTTGAAGAAATTTAGCACGAAACACCTCCCAAGTGATCTGACTACCTGTTTGTTGCAGTACATTGGTAGTAGCCTCCCACCAACGCTGTGCACGATTCCGTAGTTGGAGAACTGTCATAGTTAACCTTCTATTAGAATCATAATGTACTGTGTTGAACAGGAATTCCATGTGTTTCAGCCATCCTTCTGCTCGATCACTTCCTTCATTCCCAAAGAATTTCGCAGGATGCATATTATGAAATCGAGCTACAGCCAATTCCATTTCATCAACTCTGTGCACCAATTGTTCTACCTCTGCATCAGCTTTATTGGCTACCTCTGCAGCAggactgtagtgcccaaattctgtacacgtataacccatgcatttatttaattattaaatcatttaattaattttaaagcgAGTCCTAGtagtgcatgatttatttaaatacattattttaaattattcatgtttatgtgacgcacgttaaaatattttcgagtttcatgtttcaggcgattattcgatgcgggatcgaggaagagaacggtgacgattttggaaatttaaaatgtgttatttattttaagttgaagatgtggcatttttaaataatttattcagtttagtattttaaaagtcTAGTTTATTGATTTTAGAatcttaaaacttttaaagtctagCACTGAtgcatatcattttttttaattaagggaTTTTAGTAAAGTTAGTCTTTGACTAAGATTTTTCTATTAGAATTTTATTTGCATTGTGATTAGCAACTTTTAATTAGCCTTATTAACTcctaattaaacaatattccccctttattatattaatatacacgacacacacacatatatcccacaatacacacacatacacatctATTCATTCATACTTTTTTGAGAAGAAACCTAGGGTTCATATCAATACATCAGCCGCCTCTTTTCTCTCAAATTCCAGCAAGGTTTtgttgtgttttcttcaaagaaaatcgagccaccatcgtcccggatcaagcctcgcttccTTCCCACTTCGGTATCGTCGTCACGGTATTTctaattatcaaaaggcacgtatattctgttatttctgcatcgatcttgtcgtagtatgcgttgtgttgttatttatgtgtaaaatatatgtgtgacatgtagaagtttgagcaatcatatttagataaattttgaaacgattttggatcacaaattttacatttttgctgTCAATTCAAATACTGTGATTTTTTGGTCGCTTTTCTGGAAAATCTTTCAATGcaaaaattgtagaactttttgatacctttgatttgatataaaattcgagatatttggataaaaattgagtgagttatggtgttttttgtgggactgctcaaactgcgttttcagaaaattacgatgttgatgcgttcttgaagtttatttgttgcaggcttcgttgggaatcaaCGGGTGATCATTGTTGCATCTAGGTATGTTTAGTTCgatgttgggatgatttttggtgtctcttttcgtgtcgttaggcaccaAGTTGAATCAAGAGTCGAGGAAGAAAATGGTGTCGAACTTCGAGTTGTGTCCTTAGCTGTTGATTGTCACACTTGGGACCAATTATAATGGCTTACTTGGGTTTGGTACAATGTCGTGACGTCCTAGGACGGGTCTcgtggtgtcgattcatggtccgttcgatcgagtctagactgttaagcaaaacctgttcagaattttcgtatgttggcttgtcccgtaggtacacggacccatggacggaccctggcacggagtccgtgcctttgtttcctcgTCAGTGTCATTTTTGCGTGTCAacacggaccagggcacggggtccgtgcctttgtttcttttcggtgtcaaaatttgcgAGGCtccccggacccctacacggacctgacacggggtccgtgtccacccTTCTTTTCAAAGTCCTTCTTACCCGaccctacacggacccatacacagatgtaggcacggggtccgtgtccttcacATTTTGGGAACAATTTATAGTATGCTTTGAgggtgatgtcatggtttagtacaatgCTTTATAAGGTCGAATCATgagaattttagaacgtcctaagaaattgaatgagctcgtaagtaagcataatatttacgtctaagttatacaagttaagctttgaattcacgttagtatgtgcagcaacggccctaatcgaagtccaacgaatccctcaacgccaagtaagtatgttgacgtgcaaagaaattattttcaagtttttgaggtatgctaaatgtcttgtgaccaaattatgtgtagaattggaaagcgttaaattatgaacgaggACCAATCAGCCCATTAAATGAtgaacggagatctcatgtatgtggcagtggatacgtccctgtcagcccagtactgtggtttagtctgatcaggcgaattatgttatgggtcacttgctttgaaacatgctctacgcaaaatgatgaagttatgtatgttcaagtatgttcaagtatgcagcatgtttatgcaaagtttaagttatgacacgtctaagtatgtatgtacgtatgttcaagttttaatacgcacgttcaagttttcagtatgtatgctctattttgaagttgcgtgtggttttattacgtagtattcgctacttccagtttatacatgttgagtccttagactcactagaattgATCGATGAaggtgaggatgtttatgaggagacatgaggtggcgaccaaggagcaggcttggactgagcgggaggctaaacccgaggaccgtccacgtcatttttaatatttttatgcaagtttaaatttactctgattttatgttttgatgcgagATGTTTTGAACAaacttttcttttaacaaaatttttattggtgatggatgattccaaagatatttttatgaacgatgagttgacgacTGTATGGATGTttacatttaagaaaattttttatttttccgcaaatattaagtagaaaaagtacggtgcgtcacagttggtatcagagcagtgttcttgtaaagggttatgcctactgccagtcgcaagaagctctcgaagtcacacctcaagtctgtgagttttaaaattttgcattatgtatgtagatagcattgaatcatgatttcagcatgtccatgttttaagttaaatttcgtgcatcataggatattgttattatattcatgcatattgggtttacgtgttgggtaaattgttggaacagtatgcctcccagacgtctgattaaccgggaagttagggatgagaacagagagcatcgcgatgaggagagggtccctcctcctcgtccacctccggatatgcaggcgcagatgcttgcaggtatgacgtaGTTCTTTGCACaatttgcggggaaccaggctgcagcagtgggtgcaagggagaggcccaggcctgaggctgtctacgagaggttcagaaggatgagtccaaaggagttctcgggtaccactgacccgatgatagtgGAAGGATgtattaagtccatcgaggtaatctttgattttatggaactgaccgatgctgatagggtcaggtgtgccacgttccttctgtcaggggacgctagactatggtgggagagtgcgtcggtGGCAGTTAACTTGCAGACCTTGTCTTGGGCTGGATTCAAGGAAGTTttcttcgccaagtacttcactgaggaagtacgatccagactgactaaggaatttatgacgctgcgacaaggagacaacagtgttgcagagtttgttaggaggtttgagagggggtgttacttcgtacccCTCATTTCGAATGATGTTCAGGTAAAGCTGAgacatttcttggatggattgcgaccaatcttgcgccgtgatgtgagggtagCTGGCCCCACTTCTTATGCAGTCACCATATTTagggctttggcggcagaacaagaCCAGCAGGATATTGATGCTGACAGgttgggcaagaggccctaccaggaaccaccgcaccaacagccgcagcatcagcatcagcgaccccaACACAAGAGGTCGTACCAAGGGCCACCagggaagaaa includes:
- the LOC140983896 gene encoding uncharacterized protein, producing the protein MGYTCTEFGHYSPAAEVANKADAEVEQLVHRVDEMELAVARFHNMHPAKFFGNEGSDRAEGWLKHMEFLFNTVHYDSNRRLTMTVLQLRNRAQRWWEATTNVLQQTGSQITWEVFRAKFLQEYAPPSYYSARESEFHRLVQGNMSVEEYARQLSALLTYVTHVAVSEKGKISKFLEGLDFQIHAMVMAGSPTTYAEAVDKAIGIEAGLRRGKQPHAPPIPSGGSYFSAGTPSFSSQQSYQQQKQKQFRPKRKKFKKKYQSSSSSSNSSQSATSGQYLMIFYDRCGGRHPTTQCSGVQRSCHNCGQPGHYARVCPSRAQGQMQPQQLPYARGSFPGGSSQRPFAPAPSYQQSSYPQVRGNVPQSFPGPQQARVYALTEYQSREAPCGVIAGGIGGSTSGAREEASGSTRAP